The following proteins are co-located in the Desulfatibacillum aliphaticivorans DSM 15576 genome:
- a CDS encoding hybrid sensor histidine kinase/response regulator, which translates to MTELTIEKGRKATSLWMKTTHVCNARRLFAPFFFSASSRGMGFKNIRDSLLTASFYLLALSPAIAAEDALDSVKEHPWLLIVFFLGGVIAVTLAVILWNFYLQNRVNKTVKELEKKNEQLVRSQEDIRRSEHKFRLIFENAPYAIVIFRLDDGTILDANKAFLERRGVRKKDLHKMSIMDLVVGSEKEKQQYLDRIRREGAVHNEPVKIYEPDGSHGHIFYSTVLLEVDGELQGLSMALNVTKQKQAQEALALSEEKFRNIFNSAPVGIFRSTFDGRLIEANDTLARFLGYENREQILSQVESLGKEIYPNEMERQRILDALLESPEGIRMEAEYKRLDGKPVYGIVNAKLSFDKKGNPAWLDGAIEDVTGLKQAAMETRKLAAAVEQSSDIIVITDPKGVIQYVNPAFEKITGYSRAEALGQTPRVLKSGKHDQAFYEDLWQTILVGETWKGNIINKRKDGSLFTEKATISPMVDDHGEITNFVASKRDITDELALREQNRQMQKMEALGRLTGGVAHDFNNLLQAMNGFVELAGMDLPQDHRSRPFLEQTLTAGRRAANLVQQLLLFSRSKDMQFKYMDLNTAVDDLLKMVGRIIGTDIQVQWRPWNSSLTIHADPGMMDQVLMNLCVNARDAMPDGGVLTIAASIMEADAPFCANHSWAKQGRYAVLKVRDTGMGMDEETLDRIFEPFFTTKEEGRGTGLGLATAYGVVQQHGGMILVSSEPGKGSEFTIFLPLVNREVRVINKGVVEKAAGGDETILIAEDDTMVRQMAAAILEKAGYTVLEAGDGQEAVTLFKLQSDRLSLVILDITMPNLTGKAAFEEIRRIKPGTPVLVCSAYDEGTDKTDFVAQKGLWYLQKPYSANTLLKTVRKIMDHGPLTGIFPEE; encoded by the coding sequence ATGACTGAACTGACAATTGAAAAAGGGCGAAAAGCAACCTCCTTATGGATGAAAACGACCCATGTGTGCAATGCACGGCGTTTGTTTGCACCGTTTTTTTTCAGCGCTTCAAGCAGGGGCATGGGCTTTAAGAACATTCGAGACAGCCTGTTAACGGCGTCTTTCTATCTGCTCGCATTAAGCCCCGCCATTGCCGCTGAGGACGCGCTCGACTCGGTCAAGGAGCATCCATGGCTTTTAATCGTTTTTTTTCTTGGAGGCGTCATTGCCGTTACCCTGGCGGTTATTCTTTGGAATTTTTACCTTCAAAACAGGGTGAACAAAACCGTCAAAGAGCTTGAAAAGAAAAATGAACAGCTTGTCCGATCCCAGGAGGACATCCGTCGCAGCGAACACAAATTCAGGCTGATTTTTGAAAACGCCCCTTATGCCATCGTCATATTCAGGCTGGATGACGGAACAATCCTGGACGCCAATAAAGCCTTCCTGGAAAGAAGAGGCGTCAGGAAAAAAGACCTGCACAAAATGTCAATCATGGATTTGGTGGTTGGGTCCGAAAAGGAAAAGCAGCAGTATCTTGATCGAATACGGAGGGAAGGCGCCGTACATAACGAACCTGTCAAAATATACGAACCGGACGGCTCCCATGGGCATATTTTTTATTCCACGGTATTATTGGAGGTGGACGGCGAACTCCAGGGATTAAGCATGGCCCTGAACGTCACCAAACAAAAACAGGCCCAGGAAGCCTTAGCCCTTAGCGAAGAAAAATTCCGCAATATATTCAACAGCGCGCCCGTCGGAATATTCCGAAGCACCTTTGACGGCCGCTTGATCGAGGCCAATGATACTCTTGCCAGGTTTTTGGGCTATGAAAACAGGGAGCAAATACTTAGCCAGGTGGAGTCGCTGGGAAAAGAAATTTACCCCAATGAAATGGAGCGTCAGCGAATTTTGGATGCCTTGCTGGAGTCACCGGAAGGCATTCGAATGGAGGCCGAGTATAAACGTCTGGACGGAAAGCCCGTGTACGGCATTGTGAATGCTAAATTATCCTTTGATAAAAAAGGAAATCCCGCCTGGCTGGACGGCGCCATAGAGGACGTTACGGGGCTTAAACAAGCCGCCATGGAAACCCGCAAACTGGCGGCGGCTGTGGAGCAGTCCAGCGACATTATTGTCATTACGGATCCCAAAGGAGTCATTCAGTATGTTAACCCGGCCTTTGAAAAGATAACGGGCTACTCCAGGGCGGAGGCCCTGGGGCAAACGCCCAGGGTATTGAAAAGCGGCAAGCACGACCAAGCCTTTTATGAGGACCTGTGGCAGACTATCCTGGTGGGGGAAACCTGGAAGGGCAACATTATCAACAAAAGGAAGGACGGCTCTCTTTTTACGGAAAAGGCCACCATATCCCCCATGGTTGACGATCACGGGGAAATCACTAATTTTGTGGCCTCCAAAAGGGATATTACGGATGAACTGGCGTTGCGGGAGCAAAACCGTCAGATGCAGAAAATGGAGGCGCTCGGCCGCCTGACAGGCGGGGTGGCCCATGATTTCAATAATCTGCTGCAGGCCATGAACGGCTTTGTGGAACTGGCCGGCATGGACCTTCCCCAGGATCACCGCAGCCGTCCCTTTTTGGAGCAAACCCTGACCGCCGGACGGAGGGCCGCCAATCTGGTTCAACAGCTTTTGCTTTTCAGCCGAAGCAAGGACATGCAGTTCAAGTATATGGACCTGAACACTGCGGTGGACGATCTGCTGAAGATGGTGGGCCGGATCATTGGAACGGATATCCAGGTGCAATGGAGGCCTTGGAACTCCTCGCTTACCATTCACGCCGACCCCGGAATGATGGATCAGGTCTTGATGAACCTGTGCGTCAACGCCAGGGACGCCATGCCCGACGGAGGCGTTTTAACCATAGCCGCCAGCATTATGGAAGCGGATGCTCCCTTCTGCGCCAACCATTCCTGGGCCAAACAGGGAAGATACGCAGTCCTGAAAGTCAGGGATACTGGCATGGGCATGGATGAAGAAACCCTGGATCGCATTTTCGAGCCCTTTTTTACAACCAAGGAAGAGGGGCGGGGGACCGGTCTCGGCCTGGCTACGGCATACGGCGTTGTCCAGCAGCATGGGGGAATGATTCTGGTTTCCAGCGAGCCGGGAAAAGGCTCCGAATTCACCATTTTTCTGCCCCTTGTCAATAGAGAGGTGCGGGTAATCAATAAGGGCGTTGTTGAAAAGGCTGCGGGCGGAGATGAGACCATTTTGATTGCCGAAGACGATACCATGGTCAGACAGATGGCCGCCGCTATTTTAGAGAAGGCCGGCTACACAGTGCTGGAAGCCGGGGACGGCCAGGAAGCCGTTACTCTTTTCAAGCTGCAGAGCGACCGTCTTTCCCTGGTGATTCTGGACATCACAATGCCCAATCTAACAGGGAAGGCGGCATTTGAAGAGATTCGCAGGATTAAGCCGGGGACGCCCGTCCTCGTCTGCAGCGCTTATGATGAAGGGACGGATAAAACGGATTTTGTCGCCCAAAAAGGGCTTTGGTATTTGCAAAAGCCCTATTCCGCCAACACCTTGCTCAAGACCGTGAGAAAAATTATGGATCACGGCCCATTGACAGGCATTTTTCCGGAAGAATGA